DNA from Stenotrophomonas bentonitica:
TTAATTCGGGAAAAGTCCGACAATCTTCGGTAACCGATTGTCGCTGCAGCAATTTCGCCACCGCAGATCAGTGAGACGTTGTGTTCCTTCGCCGCGCCGCTGGCGCCCATTACTTCAGAGGAAGGTCTTGGGTCGCCTCTTCGGCTGCAGGCGGACGCACGCGACGCTTGCCGGTGCGCTCGACGGGCTCCGTCGCCGGCGTCAATGTCGCATCACGCTGAGCCCACGCGGCCTGCATGCCTTCAAACCGAGCCTGGGTTCGCTCGCGTTCGAGTTCGGAATCGCGTAGCTCTCGGCGCGTTTGCTCAAGTTGCGATCTCGCCTGGTCCAGGTGGGACTGCAGCACCTCTGCGTCTGTGATCGCCTTTGCCGTTCGCTGTTCGAGGGATGTCACTTGTGCCGGAAGCGGTCGCAAGGATTCCAGTTCTTCACGAGCTTTGCGGACCTCGCGTTCGGCCTCCGTCAACGCCTTCTGCTGGTGCGTGGTCTGTTCAAGCAGGCGGCCGTTATCACGATTGAGTCTCAGCAGCTCCGCGTTCTTGGCGGTGACCTGGTCCGCGGCCTGGCGGAGTTCGACCTGCAACGCCTGAAGGGCCTGTTCGTGCTGACGTTGCTCGCGTGCCCTTTGCTCCTGCGCCTGGGCCCGGAAGTGGTCAACGTCAGCGCCCACGACGAGCCGCGCAGCCCCGAGCAGAAGCGCCGTGCGATGAGCTGGGCGCAACGGCTCAAGCGGGTCTTTTCCATCGACATCACCACCTGCGCCCACTGCGGCGGCGCGGTACGGATCGTCGCCAGCATCGAAGAACCCACCGCCATCCGCGCCATCCTCGCCCACTTCGAGAAACACGGCGCGCTGGAGCAAGCGCACTACCGGCCCGCACCGCGCGCCCCGCCGCCGGCCGCGTGATGAGGTGCCGGCCACACAGCCGGCAGCCAAGCCAGAGTCCGATCCGATGCGGCCACGACCCCGCAGGGCTGCGCTCGGCCCTGTGCCGGGATTCGGTGAGAAATGGCTACGCACTGAGCCGCTGCGTGGCCCCGCGATGTCGAAAACCCACGCATGAACCCCCGATCTGTGCCCGATCTGTGCCCAAAGCGGCGCTTGCGCGGCCGCTTCCTACCCGCCAGACTCGCAAAAAAGGGCGGTTGAACTTCCTATACCCGCTTCCGCATCGCCGGCCGGCTGAACTACGCCGACACCGACGACCATCGCGACCGCCTGGCGAACGCGCGCTTCATCGAAGGCAACGCCGGCTTCGCCTGGCGGCCGTGGGATAGCGCGCGCTGGGAAATGTTCGGCCGCTACACCTACCTGTACGACCTCTCCAGCCTGGGCCAGCGCGAGCAGGACTACGACCAGAAAACCCAGGTGCTGTCGGTGGAAGGCGTCTACCGCCACGACCAGCATTGGGAAGTGGCCGGCAAGCTCGCCCGGCGCGAGGGCGAGGTGCGCTACGGACGCGGCAGCGGGCCGTGGTTCGACTCGGCCACCGACTTCGCCGCGCTACAGCTGCGCTACGAGGTGGTCTACGCCTGGCACGCGCTGGCCGAATACCGCTGGCTGGACGTGCAGGCCGGCGGCACGCGGCAGGGCTGGCTGGTCGGACTGGACCGCGACATCGGCAAGAACTTCCGCATCGGCGCCGGCTACAACTTCACCGAGTTCAGCGACGACCTGACCGACTTCGACTACGACCACGAGGGCTGGTTCCTCAACATGGTCGGGATGTACTGAGGGTGCCGGTCCACGCAAGACCGTCGACGTTCAGCCGTCCACGGTCTCCTCGCCGCCATCCTTGGACAGCTCTTCGGCCCGGCGCTCATCCAGGTGGCGCTGCAGGCGGGCCACGTCTTCGGGCGACCAGTCGTCGATGCCGGTGACTTCCAGCCAGGCGTTGATGTAGTGCGATGGCGCGTAGACGTGGCCGAAACCCATTGGTGCGCTCATCGACAGCGAAGTATCCATTGCCATCTGCATCATCGTCACGACCGGATACCAGCGCATCGCCGGGGATACGTCCGGCGGGCGCGGGGCATCGAGCAATTCCGGTTCGCGGAAGAAGCTGTGACGGTCGAAGAACGTCACCGCGTCGCTGCCGTACTGCAGGTAGACCACGCGCATCGGGCCCCACGGCGTGCCGGGCGGGGTGGAGCTGCCGTCCTGGTTCATGAAGCGGACGAACGAGCCGTCCTGGAACTGCGGCAGCCACACCGGCGAACCGGGATTGCGCGAGCGGGTCAGCCCGGCCCACTTGCTGGCGGCGAACGGAGGTCCGCTCCAGACCGCGCCATCGAATGGTTCGCCGAGCAGCTCGAACATCTCGAACGAGCGTTCCGAATTGAGCGCGCCCAGGCTCAGGCCGTGCAGGTACAGCTTCGGCCGCCGCTCGGGCGGCAGCGTGCGCCAGTAGCCGTAGACCTCGCGGAACAGTGCGCGCGCGGTGACCCCGCCTGTATCCGGATCCAGGAACAGCGTCAGCGGACTGGACAGGTACGAGTACTGCACCGCGACGCTGGCCACATCGCCGCGGTAGAGATATTCGATGCCGTCGATGCCGGACGGGTCGACCCAACCGGTGCCGGTCGGAGTGATGATGATCAGCGCCTTGCGCTCGAAGCCGCCGACGCGCTTGAGTTCTTCCAGCGCCAGCTGGGCGCGCTCTTCGGGCGTGTCGCCGGTGGGCAGGCCCGCGTACACGCGCAGCGGCGCCTTGGCGCCGGGACCGGCGTAGGCGGCGAGTTCGTCGGCGGTGGGGCGGGCATCGACGTAGCGCCGGCCCATGCGCCCGAGCTGGTTCCAGGCCACTAGCGACTGCGCGCTGCCGGGGCTGTCCCATTCGGTCGGCGGCGGCATGTCGGGCGGGATCAGTGCATCGGCCTGGCGATAGGAGGCGTCCAGGGTGTCCAGCAACGAGGACAGGATCACGCCGTTGACCAGGCCCACCAGCAGCAGCACGCCGGCGATCGCACCGACCACGTGCGCGATCCGTCGCGGCACCTTGCGGGTGACCAGGCGCATCACCGCCTTGATGATCATCAGCGCGATGCGGCCCAGCACGACCAGCAGCAGCGCCACGACCGCCGCACCCGCGAGTACGCCCAGGATGCGCGATGGACCGGCGGGAGCCAGGTGCATCAGTTCGCGGACGATGTTTTCCCAATGCTGGCTGCGCCAAAGCGCGAGCGCGGCGATGACCGCGCAGGCGACGACCGCGATACGGCGGCGACGCGGCTGTCCCGCCGGCCCGGGGAGCGGCAGCTCCAGGTATCCCCACAGCCAGCGCAGCAGCACGCCCAGGCCGT
Protein-coding regions in this window:
- a CDS encoding alpha/beta hydrolase — its product is MQQDDDAALASGTTSDGWFTRLRRSLLARLGNTGLVLGTLFFAASLTPSLTPRITVAQAVLSGMCLAAGYGLGVLLRWLWGYLELPLPGPAGQPRRRRIAVVACAVIAALALWRSQHWENIVRELMHLAPAGPSRILGVLAGAAVVALLLVVLGRIALMIIKAVMRLVTRKVPRRIAHVVGAIAGVLLLVGLVNGVILSSLLDTLDASYRQADALIPPDMPPPTEWDSPGSAQSLVAWNQLGRMGRRYVDARPTADELAAYAGPGAKAPLRVYAGLPTGDTPEERAQLALEELKRVGGFERKALIIITPTGTGWVDPSGIDGIEYLYRGDVASVAVQYSYLSSPLTLFLDPDTGGVTARALFREVYGYWRTLPPERRPKLYLHGLSLGALNSERSFEMFELLGEPFDGAVWSGPPFAASKWAGLTRSRNPGSPVWLPQFQDGSFVRFMNQDGSSTPPGTPWGPMRVVYLQYGSDAVTFFDRHSFFREPELLDAPRPPDVSPAMRWYPVVTMMQMAMDTSLSMSAPMGFGHVYAPSHYINAWLEVTGIDDWSPEDVARLQRHLDERRAEELSKDGGEETVDG